A genome region from Myxococcales bacterium includes the following:
- the groL gene encoding chaperonin GroEL (60 kDa chaperone family; promotes refolding of misfolded polypeptides especially under stressful conditions; forms two stacked rings of heptamers to form a barrel-shaped 14mer; ends can be capped by GroES; misfolded proteins enter the barrel where they are refolded when GroES binds) — MSAKELLFSQDARNKILSGVNTLANAVKVTLGPKGRNVVLDKSFGSPVVTKDGVTVAKDIELEDKFENMGAQMVKEVSSKTSDVAGDGTTTATVLAQYIYSEGAKLVAAGHNPMALKRGIEKAVEFTIENLKKNSKPTKDRKEIAQVGTISANNDDTIGGIIAEAMEKVGKEGVITVEEAKGMETTLEVVEGMQFDRGYLSPYFVTDPEKMEVALDNPLILINEKKISNMKDLLPLLEQVAKMGRPLLIIAEDVDGEALATLVVNKLRGTLHVAAVKAPGFGDRRKAMLEDIATLTGGKLIAEELGYKLENITLNDLGKAKNVKIDKENTTIIDGSGKKEEIEGRIAQIRNQIENTSSDYDREKLQERLAKLVGGVAVINVGAATETEMKEKKARVEDALHATRAAVEEGIVAGGGVALIRATSGLDALRSKCTEEEWEGVQIIRRAAEYPCRWIAQNAGWEGAVVVNTVKDAKNSNEGFNALNCKFEDLLQSGIIDPTKVVRSALQNAASVAGLMITTEAMITEKPKKEDPMPSMPQGGMGGMY; from the coding sequence ATGTCTGCAAAAGAGTTGCTGTTCAGTCAGGACGCTCGCAATAAAATACTCAGTGGCGTCAACACGCTTGCAAACGCAGTCAAGGTAACGCTCGGCCCGAAGGGGCGGAACGTCGTCCTCGACAAGTCCTTCGGCAGTCCCGTCGTCACAAAGGACGGAGTCACGGTCGCCAAGGATATCGAACTCGAAGACAAGTTCGAGAACATGGGCGCACAGATGGTAAAGGAAGTTTCTTCAAAAACTTCCGACGTTGCCGGAGACGGAACGACCACGGCCACAGTGCTCGCCCAGTATATCTACAGCGAAGGCGCAAAGCTGGTAGCCGCTGGCCATAACCCGATGGCGCTCAAGCGCGGCATCGAAAAGGCGGTGGAATTCACAATCGAAAATTTGAAAAAGAATTCGAAGCCCACGAAGGATCGCAAGGAGATCGCGCAGGTCGGCACAATTTCGGCAAACAATGACGACACCATCGGAGGCATCATCGCCGAGGCGATGGAAAAGGTTGGCAAAGAAGGCGTGATCACCGTCGAAGAGGCCAAGGGGATGGAAACGACCCTCGAGGTAGTCGAAGGTATGCAGTTCGACCGCGGATATCTCTCTCCGTATTTCGTGACCGATCCGGAAAAGATGGAGGTAGCACTCGACAACCCGCTTATCCTCATCAACGAGAAGAAGATCTCCAACATGAAGGATCTCCTCCCGTTGCTAGAACAGGTCGCAAAGATGGGCCGCCCGCTGCTCATCATAGCTGAGGATGTCGACGGCGAAGCTCTCGCTACTCTGGTCGTAAACAAGCTACGTGGCACGCTGCACGTGGCAGCAGTCAAAGCCCCTGGTTTTGGCGATCGCAGAAAAGCGATGCTCGAAGATATTGCCACGCTCACCGGTGGAAAACTCATCGCCGAAGAGCTCGGCTACAAGCTCGAAAACATAACGCTGAACGATCTCGGCAAGGCCAAGAACGTAAAGATCGACAAGGAAAACACCACGATCATCGACGGATCAGGCAAGAAGGAAGAGATCGAAGGGCGCATCGCTCAGATACGCAACCAGATCGAAAACACCTCATCCGACTACGACCGCGAGAAGCTTCAGGAACGCCTTGCCAAGTTAGTCGGCGGAGTCGCGGTGATAAACGTCGGTGCAGCGACCGAAACCGAGATGAAGGAAAAGAAGGCTCGCGTCGAAGACGCCCTCCATGCAACTCGCGCAGCAGTAGAGGAAGGCATAGTCGCAGGCGGCGGAGTAGCCCTCATCCGCGCCACATCAGGACTTGACGCCCTTCGCTCCAAATGCACGGAAGAGGAATGGGAAGGAGTCCAGATCATACGCCGCGCAGCGGAATATCCCTGCCGCTGGATAGCACAGAATGCGGGATGGGAAGGCGCCGTGGTAGTCAACACCGTGAAGGACGCAAAGAATTCCAATGAAGGATTCAACGCCCTGAACTGCAAGTTCGAGGATCTTCTCCAGAGCGGCATCATCGACCCGACCAAGGTCGTCCGTTCAGCTCTTCAGAATGCGGCATCGGTCGCTGGCCTCATGATCACTACAGAGGCCATGATCACCGAAAAGCCAAAGAAGGAAGATCCCATGCCATCTATGCCTCAGGGCGGAATGGGCGGAATGTATTGA
- a CDS encoding co-chaperone GroES: MSKLQIKPLQDRVIVKRLSGEEKTKGGIIIPDTAKEKPQEGEVMAVGNGKILENGTKQPLDVKVGDKILFSKYSGTEVKIEGEEFMIMREDDILGIIG; encoded by the coding sequence ATGTCGAAGTTGCAGATTAAGCCGTTGCAAGACAGGGTCATCGTGAAACGCCTCTCGGGCGAAGAGAAGACCAAGGGTGGAATCATCATCCCTGACACCGCGAAGGAAAAACCGCAAGAGGGTGAAGTGATGGCGGTCGGCAATGGCAAGATTCTCGAAAATGGAACCAAACAGCCGCTCGATGTGAAGGTCGGGGACAAAATCCTCTTCTCGAAATACTCCGGCACCGAAGTGAAGATTGAAGGTGAAGAGTTCATGATCATGCGCGAAGACGATATCCTCGGCATCATCGGCTGA